A region from the Eptesicus fuscus isolate TK198812 chromosome 1, DD_ASM_mEF_20220401, whole genome shotgun sequence genome encodes:
- the LOC114229164 gene encoding 40S ribosomal protein S27-like: MDVKCTGCYKITTFISPLQSVVLCVDCSAVLCQPTGGKATLTERCFFRRKRH, translated from the coding sequence ATGGATGTGAAATGCACAGGATGTTATAAAATTACCACCTTCATTAGCCCTTTACAATCAGTGGTATTGTGTGTTGACTGCTCCGCTGTCCTCTGTCAGCCTACAGGAGGAAAAGCAACACTGACAGAAAGATGCTTCTTCAGAAGGAAGAGGCACTAA